The Camelina sativa cultivar DH55 chromosome 18, Cs, whole genome shotgun sequence DNA window TTCCAAGTCGTCTTCTCTCGTAGacaattcgattttttttccttgtcaaaTATACATTCTGACCTCCTGGTAAAGAGATCTAATTTGTAgacatttttttgtgttctaGGTTAGAGAGGTTTGGTCAGCTTTTGTATGTGTACTTTGTTATGGAAGGCGTCAATATGCTGCTACCCCAAAAGCCTCTgacaaaagatgttgatgataaCAATGGTGTTCCACATCCTTCCACCAATGTTGATTACCATCTTAACATTCTTTTAGCTTCGCATTTGAGTAACCCAGATCTGACACCCCAGGAGATTGCTGAGGCCTCTAGATccactgctgctgctgctgctataGCTGCAAAGGCCGCCCGTGCTACCGCTTATGAgaaagctgctgctgctgcaaaaGCCGTTGCTGCCGCTAAGACTGCTTTAGATTTGATTGCCTCCTTTCCCAACCAGGGTCAGGGACTTGTCCAAGACGGTAGGGACAACATGAAGAAGCATGTTGCTGCTGACTTGTCCTACTCAAAGGATGATGACGAATTACCCTCCTCCTTGCAACTAGGAGACGACACTCATGGCATAATTCCAAATTCCTCTTTGAGCGAGGCTCCCATAGGCTCAAGAGAGGCGCCGAATACAGAGCAAGCCATTTCCAAGAGGATGGATTTCGATGGCCCTGGCATGGAGTTAGATACCGGATCAGCAGCGGGTGGAGAAGGGATTCAGGTGACCAGAAAGAGGGGGCGGCCAAAGTCCAANAGGGTGATGACGAATTACCCTCCTACTTGCAACCAGGAGACGACACTCATGGCATAATTCCAAACTCCTCTTTGAGCGAGGCTCCCACAGGCTCAAGAGAGGGGCCAAATACAGAGCAAGCCAGTTCCAAGAGGGTGGATTTCGATGGCCTTGGCATGGAGTTAGATACCGATAGACTGAACGGATCAGCAGCTGGTGGAGAAGGAGCAAAGGAAGGGATGATTCAGGTGACCAGAAAGAGGGGGCGGCCAAAGTCCAAATGATTTTGCTTCTGTAATTATTTTTGGAGTCTATTTGCTGCAAATAGCCGCAAATGCTGCTTGTATATCATCAAGTCCCTAGAATGTGTGTGAGATTTGGAGAGGCTAATgaaattatgaaaagaaaactcacatagtatgttttattttgggGTCGGATGGTCTGTGGAGCTCTTTCGTCCATCATATCCGATTTGCTCACTTGATTCTAAGCatgtctttttattattattggttttcaTGGGTCTTTCATACAAATAGGGTAAAAAGACTCAACAATACACACAAGTGAGGAGACTAGAGTAACAGAATAACAAGAAAGAATGCTgcatgttgtttttttttctcatggtATGGTAACAACAATGCTTCTCTTTTTAGAccggaaaaagaagaaaaaatcaggCCTTGGATATCAGGATCTCGTGTACGGCAGTCCAAGTCCCGGTAATGGCTATAATAACACCAGTGAGGAAAACAAGAACGTCTATCACTATTCTTGTGATGCTCAGCTCGTTTTTGAAAGCCTGCAAGTGGAAAAGCGATGGCAAGACAAAGCCCAGCACCACGCAGACGCTGCTCCCAACCAGAGATAAGAAGTCTGCAAAATTAGGGACGAGCAGGGCCACGAGGGTGACCACCAGCACAGTGGCCCAGCGCACCCAGACGGAGTACTGGGAGCTGCAGAGGCGACGTTCCACGACCTCATATACAGGGTGCATCATGAGGGGAAACGTGAAGAAGAGGTTGATTGCTAGGCCCAGCTGCACCAGGGTGCTCACCACTCCTGCCCCCAGGTTTGTGGTGATGATGTCTCTCGTATCATCTCCGTAAGCCATGTAGCCTAGCAGCCCGAACGCACCGTACATGAGCGAGATTAAGCCCATGGCTAGCCCCAGGGCTCTACCGAACTTGTCTTTGTATTTGGCCTCCAACTCAAGTGGCAGAACCTGTTCACATAAAAGTTGTTTAAAAACACACAGCAGAGACAAATCAATAatagaagaggaggaggagtctTTGTGCTTGGTGCTTACCATTCCGATCCCTTCGAAAGCGTAGACAGCAACTCCCAGGCCgtagaagaaaacagagaagccACCAAAGACTCTCAAGGGAGGTCTTCGTTCGATGAAGATGAAAACATCCTGGACCATAACGACGATGGTGGCGGCAACGTCGACGATATCGGCGAATATACTCAAAGGGGCGAGATGGGTGAGAGATGGGATGGAATTGAGACCAAGCTGAAAGGGGAAGCAACCCCAGAGGTAAATGGAAGCAGGATCGAGGCCTAGGATAAGGTCGGTGCCGCGGTTGAGGAGATTGGCCATTGTGGTGGCGACGAAGATGAGGTAACTGACGCAGAAGCCAGATTGGGAGAGGACGAGCATAACATCGACGAGGAGACGGCCGGCGGGACCGCAGACGGATTCGCCGAGATCTCCGAAAGAAGTGATGCTGGAGAAGCCGGAGATGGACTCGAGTTTGCGGCGGGTGTGGACGAGGAGCATCATACAGAAGAAGGTGAGGGAGGAGACGaagaggagtgtgaggaggcCCAA harbors:
- the LOC104762975 gene encoding amino acid transporter ANTL3-like; amino-acid sequence: MRYDEDAGSSSLSLPWGSSSQSLAPTEDTPLLGPRTLSSHPKTFANVFIAIVGAGVLGLPYTFKKTGWLLGLLTLLFVSSLTFFCMMLLVHTRRKLESISGFSSITSFGDLGESVCGPAGRLLVDVMLVLSQSGFCVSYLIFVATTMANLLNRGTDLILGLDPASIYLWGCFPFQLGLNSIPSLTHLAPLSIFADIVDVAATIVVMVQDVFIFIERRPPLRVFGGFSVFFYGLGVAVYAFEGIGMVLPLELEAKYKDKFGRALGLAMGLISLMYGAFGLLGYMAYGDDTRDIITTNLGAGVVSTLVQLGLAINLFFTFPLMMHPVYEVVERRLCSSQYSVWVRWATVLVVTLVALLVPNFADFLSLVGSSVCVVLGFVLPSLFHLQAFKNELSITRIVIDVLVFLTGVIIAITGTWTAVHEILISKA
- the LOC104762976 gene encoding uncharacterized protein LOC104762976, encoding MEGVNMLLPQKPLTKDVDDNNGVPHPSTNVDYHLNILLASHLSNPDLTPQEIAEASRSTAAAAAIAAKAARATAYEKAAAAAKAVAAAKTALDLIASFPNQGQGLVQDGRDNMKKHVAADLSYSKDDDELPSSLQLGDDTHGIIPNSSLNDTHGIIPNSSLSEAPTGSREGPNTEQASSKRVDFDGLGMELDTDRLNGSAAGGEGAKEGMIQVTRKRGRPKSK